In Notamacropus eugenii isolate mMacEug1 chromosome 1, mMacEug1.pri_v2, whole genome shotgun sequence, one genomic interval encodes:
- the MARVELD1 gene encoding MARVEL domain-containing protein 1, giving the protein MRPPPPRQPPPPAAGARSSVSLQRSFLRSPLGVLRLLQLLAGAAFWITIASSKYQGPVHFALFVSVFFWLLTAGLYFTTLLGKHELVPLLGPRWLLTNVVHDLLAAGLYVAASGIMIDQTQRHSYCNLKHYPLPCAYNAFLAASVCGCFCLSLYLLSALYGSCRRCRGHQDLA; this is encoded by the coding sequence ATGCGCCCCCCGCCCCCCCGCCAGCCCCCGCCGCCCGCGGCTGGGGCGCGGAGCTCGGTGAGCTTGCAGCGATCGTTCCTGCGGAGTCCGCTGGGCGTGCTGCGGCTGCTGCAGCTGCTGGCCGGAGCCGCCTTCTGGATCACCATCGCCTCCAGCAAGTACCAGGGCCCCGTGCATTTCGCGCTCTTCGTCTCGGTGTTCTTCTGGCTACTGACTGCGGGCCTCTACTTCACCACCCTGCTGGGCAAGCACGAGCTGGTGCCGCTGCTGGGCCCTCGCTGGCTGCTCACCAACGTGGTCCACGACCTGCTGGCGGCCGGCCTGTACGTGGCGGCCTCGGGCATCATGATCGACCAGACGCAGCGGCACAGCTACTGCAACCTTAAGCACTACCCGCTGCCCTGCGCCTACAACGCTTTCCTCGCCGCCTCAGTCTGCGGCTGCTTCTGCCTCTCGCTCTACCTGCTCTCGGCGCTCTACGGCTCCTGCCGCCGCTGCCGGGGCCACCAGGACTTAGCGTGA